One Dysidea avara chromosome 8, odDysAvar1.4, whole genome shotgun sequence genomic window, agctgaactgtctataaagtgatttatttgtagctgatctctctgcaggttgatttgttttagctgaactctctacagggtgatttacttgtagctgaactccttacattgtgactagtttctagctgatctctctacagggtgatttgtttgtagctgatctctctacaagttgatttgtgtgtagctgatctttctactggttgatttgtttgtagccgatctctctacagggtaatttgtttgtagctgaactctgtacaaggtgcttgtttgtaggtgatctcactgcaggttgatttttttgtagctgaactcactaaagggtgatttgcttgtagctgaactccttacattgtgtccagtttctagctgatctctctacagagtgatttgtttgtagctgaactctctataaggtgatttatttgtagctgaactccttacattgtgtgtagtttctagctgatctctctacagggtgatttgtttgtaattgatctctctacaagttgatttgtgtgtagctgatctctctgcaggttgatttgtttgtagccgatctctctatagggtaatttgtttgtagctgatctctctataaggtgatttgtttgtagttgatctctctgcaggttgatttgttttagctgaactctctacaggctgatttgtttgtagccgatctctctacagggtagtttgtttgtagctgaactctctacaagttgatttgtgtgtagctgatctctctgcaggttgatttgtttgtagccgatctctctacagggcaatttgtttgtagctgatctctctacagggtgatttttttgtagctgacctctcttcagggtgatttgtttctagctgattgctctacaggttgatttgtttgtagatgaactctctacagggtaatttgcttgtagctgaactccttactttgtgtctagtttgtctctgcagggtgatttgtttgtagctgaactccttacattgtgtgtagtttctagctgatctctctacagggtgatttgtttgtagctgatctctctacaagttgatttgtgtgtatatagcttatctctctgcaggttgatttgtttgtagccgatctctctacaggtaatctgtttgtagctgaactctctataaggtgatttgtttgtagctgatctctctgcaggttgatttgttttagctgaactctctacagggtgattgcttgtagctgaactccttacattgtgtgtagtttctagctgatctctctgcaggttgatttgtttgtagccgatctctctacaggtaatctgtttgtagctgaactctctataaggtgatttgtttgtagctgatctctctgcaggttgatttgttttagctgaactctctacagggtgattgcttgtagctgaactccttacattgtgtctagtttctagctgatgtctctacagggtgattttttgtagctgaactctcttcagggtgatttgtttctagctgatctctctacaggtagatttgtgttgatttgttcattgctgatcgctctaaaggtaattgatttgttgcagttgaacaccctgcaaagtgttttgtttgtagctgatcactctaaagggtaatttgtttgtagctgaactctctccacagtgacttgtgtgttgctgaattctgtgtaactgaattctctagagagtgacttaattgtagctgaattctctacacagtgcatgacttgtttatagctgaactttcttcagtgtgacttgtaatgttctgaatctctatagtggtatatttgcttaactctccacatggtgactgtcttcttgctgaactgtctataagattaactgtttgcagctgaactccctacagaataacttgtgatgtaataaaattctataatggagtaaataaattagccgaatgctctattagggtgactgttctattagagtatctcgatctcgcatttgctacacggagttggctttcgaatcataactcagtggtttgtaatccgattcttctgtactactgcaaggactttctatgaagattattccagctatacaccgattttcagctcattgctctaagcggtttgcctagtaggcgtgaaaactaatacttttttattcataaaaatcgatcgcgtaattgtgacacaggttgggttttgtgtcatatctccgtggtctttatctcgattcctttcaaaccaccaaaaggcactcctacgatggttactccatatacatagcaattttcaactcattccatgaagcggtttaccctgtaggcgtgacaacaaatcgatcttgttttacgcgaataatcggtaataactcctgaaccattcatcggatttgtaccaaatttgatgctaggattcgcctttggactccctttcggtgtgccaaatttcaaggcgatcggagtacgcgtttgcttgttatagcaatttttgcaagtgtgcgaaaagacgaagaagaagaagaaaaaaaaaaaaccaagaaaaaaaaacgaaactttggcagctcgtatctcggaaatggctggagcgatttccttcaaatttggaatgtagactcccttggctggcgggcaactgtgtagcaaatttggttccaatcagataagtgatcaccgagatacaaaggtgtgaaaatgacgttttcgttcttcctgtcaatatactcacggtgtggcgcgccggcttcttgggccgcacgacacactaccgtgtgtcttgatattacagTCATGTACAATGTATCCCCCTTTTGAATTTACAGCACACAAGCTCTATGGAAAGCACTGAAGAAGAAATAGTTGCAACAAATGTAGTGAGAGGAAATGCTAACTGGCTAAGCACACTCTCTATTCCAGGCTAGTAATGTATATACTAGATATGAATGGTGcacagtgtgttgtgtgtatacaGCAATTGATGCAATTAGGAAAAATGTGGCTGGTCACTTGAGGACAAAGGTACACGTATGTACATTGTCCACATAAATATGCAGTGTTGGACCTGTATTATTCATAGCATGGAGTTAACATTAGCACAACCTCATGGAGGACGAAGGCCtacaaaaagaaagaaagaccACAACCAAGTCATCAGGAAAATGTATGTATATGGAGTTTAAGAAAAATGCATGCTGTTTGATGAATTGTTTGTTAGACACCAAGCAGAAAATTTCTAATGCCTTCATTAGCAAATCGCGTGGACTTTAGCGCAAATAGCAATTTCAATTTCAGCAATCAACCACCTTCAAAGTCACCTTCAGAAGCTGTTCACTTACCAACTATACACAAACAGCAACCAAGAAGGTTTTCAGAAGTTCTTCAGCAGACAATGTATCCTTATGCAACCAGGCACACTCCAGCTACAACTAATGCCACAAGAATATTTGCTCGTAAAATGTCTCAAAAACAACAGAAGGTGACACATACTCTTCCACATGTAGAGAACACAACTAAACTCACAGGACCCAAAACAGAAAGACTACGACACTGATTGTGTA contains:
- the LOC136264419 gene encoding uncharacterized protein is translated as MLELKLFIKLKRKLAAIPNKRTLLTSEDAKKSINELQKWLDKELKGIDEEIIGSVQHYEEHKKEIETTQVAYFDQLSKKVDGTIQKLYKSMEKLEVPDEIESMLGNILATVEQLNDNPAPKHKPHTSSMESTEEEIVATNVVRGNANWLSTLSIPAIDAIRKNVAGHLRTKHGVNISTTSWRTKAYKKKERPQPSHQENTPSRKFLMPSLANRVDFSANSNFNFSNQPPSKSPSEAVHLPTIHKQQPRRFSEVLQQTMYPYATRHTPATTNATRIFARKMSQKQQKVTHTLPHVENTTKLTGPKTERLRH